The following coding sequences are from one Streptomyces sp. NBC_01485 window:
- a CDS encoding cytochrome d ubiquinol oxidase subunit II, with amino-acid sequence MADFIAWVLVLAIAAYACAGGTDYGAGFWDLMAGGAERGKRPRWLVDHAMAPVWEVNNVWLIFVLVIMWTGFPTMFQAVFSAMWLPLALAAVGLVLRGAGFALRKPSRRLAQRRIYGAVFAVSSLVTPFFLGTVLGGIASGRVEVGTTASADAWANGTSVLVGLLAIAATAFLGAVFLCSDALRFGAHDLVDYFRLRALIAFGAVVVLALIGLPVTHDDARYVWDGLTGGWGLALVVLAAVCGLATVLLLLRRSHGWSRYSSVASVALVVGAWGFAQRPYALPTSLTVAEAAGAAHTLRWLMIVTGIAIVLVGPALVLLYRLDTMGELEELTDADTRAARTPGDNL; translated from the coding sequence ATGGCCGACTTCATCGCATGGGTGCTGGTGCTCGCGATCGCCGCCTACGCCTGCGCCGGAGGCACCGACTACGGCGCGGGCTTCTGGGACCTCATGGCCGGCGGCGCGGAGCGCGGCAAGCGGCCCCGCTGGCTCGTCGACCACGCCATGGCGCCGGTCTGGGAGGTCAACAACGTCTGGTTGATCTTCGTTCTGGTCATCATGTGGACCGGCTTCCCGACGATGTTCCAGGCCGTCTTCTCCGCGATGTGGCTGCCGCTCGCCCTCGCCGCCGTCGGCCTGGTGCTGCGCGGCGCCGGGTTCGCCCTGCGCAAGCCGTCCCGCCGCCTGGCCCAACGGCGGATCTACGGCGCGGTGTTCGCCGTCTCGTCACTGGTGACGCCGTTCTTCCTCGGAACGGTGCTCGGCGGCATCGCCTCCGGCCGGGTCGAGGTCGGCACGACCGCCTCCGCGGACGCCTGGGCCAACGGCACCTCCGTCCTCGTAGGGCTGCTGGCCATCGCCGCCACCGCCTTCCTCGGCGCGGTGTTCCTCTGTTCCGACGCCCTGCGGTTCGGCGCGCACGATCTCGTCGACTACTTCCGCCTGCGGGCGCTGATCGCCTTCGGCGCCGTCGTGGTCCTCGCGCTCATCGGCCTGCCCGTCACCCACGACGACGCCCGGTACGTCTGGGACGGCCTCACCGGGGGCTGGGGGCTGGCGCTGGTCGTCCTGGCCGCGGTCTGCGGTCTGGCCACGGTGCTGCTTCTGCTGCGCCGGTCCCACGGCTGGTCCCGCTACTCCTCGGTGGCGAGCGTCGCCCTGGTCGTCGGCGCCTGGGGCTTCGCGCAGCGCCCCTACGCGCTGCCCACCTCGCTGACGGTGGCCGAAGCGGCCGGCGCCGCGCACACCCTGCGCTGGCTGATGATCGTCACCGGCATCGCGATCGTGCTGGTCGGTCCGGCGCTGGTGCTGCTCTACCGGCTCGACACCATGGGTGAGCTGGAGGAGCTCACCGACGCCGACACACGGGCCGCCAGAACACCCGGCGACAACCTGTAG
- a CDS encoding GMC family oxidoreductase: MTDDQHYDVIVIGTGAGGGTLAHRLAPTGKRVLILERGGYLPRERDNWDSTAVFVKGKYRAPEFWYDKHGNEFPPEVNYYVGGNTKFYGAALFRLRPEDFGELRHHDGISPAWPIRYEDLEPYYTQAEHLYLVHGRHGEDPTGGPTSAQYAYPPVEHEARIQQLSDDLGKAGLHPFHLPIGVNLTQDEHGRAAHDSVCIRCDRVDGFPCLVGAKSDAQVICVDPALRYDNVTMVTDANVRRLETDPTGRTVTRVVAELRNGVTEGFSADIVVVAAGAVNSAVLLLRSANDKHPGGLANSSDVVGRHYMRHNNLALMAVSKEPNPTRFQKTLALNDWYLGADDWEYPLGGIQMLGKSDADQIHGEAPRWAGAVTPDMPFEVLAHHAVDFWLCGEDLPLPGSRVTLDQDDAIHLALDEKNNVAGLKRLQHKLRGMLGHLGMHEHHLLDHSIYLHKGMPIGATAHQAGTVRFGDDPRSSALDVNCKAHDLDNLYVVDTSFFPSIGAVNPSLTAIANALRVGDHIAARLG; this comes from the coding sequence ATGACCGACGATCAGCACTACGACGTCATCGTCATCGGTACGGGAGCGGGCGGCGGTACGCTCGCCCACCGGCTGGCCCCCACCGGCAAACGGGTCCTGATCCTGGAACGCGGCGGCTACCTGCCACGCGAGCGGGACAACTGGGACTCCACCGCCGTCTTCGTCAAGGGCAAGTACCGCGCCCCCGAGTTCTGGTACGACAAGCACGGCAACGAGTTCCCCCCGGAGGTCAACTACTACGTCGGGGGCAACACCAAGTTCTACGGCGCCGCGCTCTTCCGCCTCCGGCCCGAGGACTTCGGCGAACTGCGCCACCACGACGGCATCTCCCCTGCCTGGCCGATCCGCTACGAGGACCTGGAGCCGTACTACACCCAGGCCGAGCACCTCTACCTGGTGCACGGCCGGCACGGCGAGGACCCCACCGGAGGGCCGACCAGCGCGCAGTACGCCTACCCGCCGGTCGAGCACGAGGCGCGCATCCAGCAGCTCAGCGACGATCTGGGGAAGGCCGGGCTGCACCCGTTCCACCTGCCGATCGGCGTGAACCTCACCCAGGACGAGCACGGCCGGGCCGCCCATGACAGCGTCTGCATCCGCTGCGACCGGGTCGACGGCTTCCCCTGCCTGGTGGGCGCGAAGTCCGACGCGCAGGTGATCTGCGTCGACCCGGCGCTCAGGTACGACAACGTCACGATGGTGACCGACGCCAACGTGCGCCGCCTGGAGACCGACCCGACCGGACGCACCGTCACCAGAGTCGTCGCCGAGCTCCGGAACGGAGTGACCGAGGGGTTCAGCGCCGACATCGTGGTGGTCGCGGCCGGCGCGGTCAACTCCGCCGTCCTGCTGCTGCGTTCGGCCAACGACAAGCACCCCGGCGGGCTGGCCAACAGCTCGGACGTGGTGGGACGCCACTACATGCGGCACAACAACCTGGCGCTGATGGCGGTGTCGAAGGAACCGAACCCCACCAGGTTCCAGAAGACCCTGGCGCTGAACGACTGGTACCTGGGCGCGGACGACTGGGAGTATCCGCTCGGCGGCATCCAGATGCTCGGCAAGTCGGACGCCGACCAGATCCACGGCGAGGCGCCGCGCTGGGCCGGCGCCGTCACGCCCGACATGCCCTTCGAGGTACTGGCGCACCACGCCGTCGACTTCTGGCTGTGCGGCGAGGATCTTCCGCTGCCCGGGAGCCGCGTCACCCTCGACCAGGACGACGCCATCCACCTGGCGCTCGACGAGAAGAACAACGTGGCCGGGTTGAAGCGCCTCCAGCACAAGCTGCGGGGGATGCTCGGGCACCTGGGCATGCACGAGCACCATCTGCTGGATCACAGCATCTACCTGCACAAAGGCATGCCGATCGGAGCCACCGCGCACCAGGCCGGCACCGTGCGGTTCGGCGACGACCCGCGCAGTTCGGCCCTCGACGTCAACTGCAAGGCCCACGACCTCGACAACCTCTACGTCGTGGACACCAGCTTCTTCCCCAGCATCGGCGCGGTGAACCCGTCCCTGACCGCCATCGCCAACGCCCTGCGGGTCGGCGACCACATCGCCGCCCGCCTGGGCTGA
- a CDS encoding gluconokinase produces the protein MGVSGSGKSTVGPLLARRLRVPFLEADDVHPAANRAKMAAGHPLDDEDRRPWLLSVAEWIREATDTGRGGVVACSALKREYRDLLRRAGAGAWFLYLALDRATADRRVAGRVDHFMPARLVDSQYAALEPLRPDEPGLTVAAVADPRTIVDQAVHAVRNTR, from the coding sequence ATGGGGGTCTCGGGATCGGGCAAGTCGACTGTGGGACCGCTGCTCGCGCGGCGGCTCAGGGTGCCCTTCCTGGAGGCGGACGACGTCCACCCGGCCGCGAACCGCGCCAAGATGGCCGCGGGTCACCCGCTCGACGACGAGGACAGGCGGCCGTGGCTGCTGTCCGTCGCCGAATGGATCCGGGAGGCGACCGACACCGGCCGGGGCGGGGTGGTGGCGTGCTCGGCCCTCAAGCGCGAGTACCGGGATCTGTTGCGCAGGGCGGGCGCGGGCGCGTGGTTCCTGTATCTGGCGCTCGACCGCGCGACGGCCGACCGGCGGGTCGCGGGCCGTGTGGACCACTTCATGCCCGCCCGGCTGGTGGACTCCCAGTACGCCGCCCTCGAACCGCTGCGGCCGGACGAGCCCGGCCTGACCGTCGCCGCGGTGGCCGACCCGCGGACCATCGTCGACCAGGCGGTGCACGCCGTACGGAACACGAGGTGA
- a CDS encoding cyclase family protein: MVTHARPAGPPPLTEDEFGALYRRLRSRAAWAAGERGALDALTPARVLAATREVRTGRTVTLAAPVETRPGPDNPEPAKHRMSGRPEEDTSSGLHFALDSFAMNVHGDADSHLDALCHVIYDGTLHGDVSASSVTAGGATALSVEAARDGIVGRGVLLDVPRLRGVSWLEPGDHVSADDLTAAESAQRLRVGEGDLLFVRVGHRRRRAELGAWHAARERAGLHPSALEFLADRRVAVLGGDGNNDTAPSSTEGVDFPVHVLAVHAMGLHLLDYLQFEDLAPVCEAEGRWSFLCVIAPLRLPDATGSPVNPIAVL, translated from the coding sequence ATGGTCACGCATGCCCGTCCGGCAGGACCGCCGCCGCTGACCGAGGACGAGTTCGGCGCGCTGTACCGGCGCCTGCGCTCGCGCGCCGCCTGGGCCGCGGGTGAGCGGGGCGCGCTGGACGCGCTCACTCCCGCCCGGGTGCTGGCCGCCACCCGCGAGGTGCGGACCGGCCGGACGGTCACGCTCGCCGCCCCGGTGGAGACGCGGCCCGGCCCGGACAACCCGGAGCCCGCGAAGCACCGGATGAGCGGGCGGCCGGAGGAAGACACCTCCAGCGGGCTCCACTTCGCGCTCGACAGCTTCGCGATGAACGTGCACGGCGACGCCGACAGCCACCTCGACGCCCTGTGTCACGTGATCTACGACGGCACACTGCACGGCGACGTGTCCGCGAGCAGCGTCACGGCGGGCGGGGCCACGGCGCTCTCCGTCGAGGCGGCGCGCGACGGGATCGTCGGACGGGGCGTGCTGCTGGACGTCCCGCGGCTGCGCGGCGTGTCCTGGCTCGAACCGGGTGATCACGTGAGCGCCGACGACCTCACCGCGGCCGAGAGCGCCCAGCGCCTCCGCGTCGGAGAGGGCGACCTCCTGTTCGTCCGGGTCGGTCACCGTCGGCGCCGCGCCGAACTCGGGGCGTGGCACGCGGCACGTGAGCGCGCCGGGCTCCACCCGTCGGCGCTGGAGTTCCTCGCGGACCGGCGGGTCGCCGTGCTCGGCGGCGACGGGAACAACGACACCGCCCCGAGTTCCACCGAGGGCGTCGACTTCCCCGTGCACGTGCTGGCGGTCCACGCGATGGGCCTTCACCTGCTGGACTACCTGCAGTTCGAGGACCTGGCCCCGGTCTGCGAGGCGGAGGGACGCTGGTCGTTCCTCTGCGTGATCGCCCCGCTGAGACTGCCGGACGCCACCGGCTCGCCGGTCAACCCGATCGCCGTCCTGTGA